The Toxotes jaculatrix isolate fToxJac2 chromosome 21, fToxJac2.pri, whole genome shotgun sequence genome includes a region encoding these proteins:
- the cpn1 gene encoding carboxypeptidase N catalytic chain has protein sequence MQQGWTLPWLGAVLLGLMGLLVSGSEFQHHRYEDMVRALFAVQSECPYITRIYSIGHSVEGRHLYVLEFSDNPGIHETLEPEFKYVGNMHGNEVLGRELLIKFSQFLCEEYRAGNQRITRLIHDTRIHILPSMNPDGYEVAARQGPEFNGYLVGRGNAREIDLNRNFPDLNALMYYYEKTNGRNHHLPLPDNWKQQVEPETLAVIKWMQNYNFVLSANLHGGAVVANYPFDKSRDPRIRGRTTYAATPDDKLFRQLARTYSYAHSWMHKGWNCGDFFDEGITNGASWYSLSKGMQDFNYLYTNCFEITLELSCDKFPPASALPREWLGNREALVSYLEQVHHGIKGMVYDENNNPIGNAEISVAGIHHDVTSGVDGDYFRLLLPGTYTVTASAPGYLPSTSTVTVGPAEAIQLHFYLKTAPKQNLKVKHHNSKKNLSSPKAPLKLGPR, from the exons ATGCAGCAGGGGTGGACTCTTCCCTGGCTTGGTGCTGTCCTACTGGGGCTGATGGGGCTCCTGGTGTCGGGGTCAGAATTCCAGCATCACCGATACGAGGACATGGTGCGAGCCCTGTTTGCAGTGCAGAGCGAATGCCCCTACATCACTCGCATTTACAGCATCGGGCACAGTGTGGAGGGGCGCCACCTCTACGTGCTGGAGTTCAGTGATAACCCGGGCATCCATGAAACAT TGGAGCCTGAGTTCAAGTACGTGGGCAACATGCACGGCAACGAAGTGCTCGGCCGCGAGCTGCTCATTAAATTCTCCCAGTTTCTGTGCGAGGAGTATCGGGCCGGAAACCAACGGATCACGAGGCTGATCCATGACACGCGCATCCACATCCTGCCCTCCATGAACCCTGATGGCTATGAGGTGGCTGCCAGACAG GGTCCAGAGTTCAATGGCTACCTGGTGGGTCGAGGAAACGCCAGAGAAATCGATCTGAACCGGAACTTTCCAGACTTGAATGCGCTCATGTACTATTACGAGAAAACCAACGGACGAAATCACCATCTGCCTTTGCCGGACAACTGGAAGCAACAG GTTGAACCAGAGACTCTGGCGGTCATAAAATGGATGCAAAACTACAATTTTGTCCTGTCGGCCAATCTCCATGGAGGAGCTGTGGTGGCCAATTACCCCTTCGACAAGTCGAGAGATCCCCGCATTCGAGGGAGGACCACATATGCAGCCACTCCGGACGACAAACTCTTCAGACAG TTGGCAAGGACCTACTCGTACGCTCACAGCTGGATGCACAAGGGCTGGAACTGTGGGGACTTCTTTGATGAGGGGATCACCAACGGGGCCAGCTGGTActctctgtccaaag GCATGCAGGACTTCAACTACCTGTACACCAACTGTTTTGAGATCACCCTGGAGCTGAGCTGTGATAAGTTCCCTCCAGCATCAGCGCTGCCCAGAGAATGGCTGGGCAACCGAGAAGCACTAGTTTCATACCTGGAACag GTGCATCATGGGATAAAAGGCATGGTGTATGATGAAAACAACAACCCTATTGGCAACGCTGAGATATCAGTGGCTGGCATCCACCATGATGTGACCAGTG GAGTGGATGGCGACTATTTCAGACTCCTGTTACCAGGCACCTACACTGTGACGGCATCCGCCCCAGGTTACCTCCCCTCCACCAGCACTGTCACAGTGGGACCAGCTGAGGccatacag CTTCATTTTTACTTGAAAACAGcaccaaaacaaaacctgaaagTGAAGCACCACAACAGCAAGAAGAACCTCTCATCTCCTAAGGCCCCCTTGAAGCTTGGCCCTAgatga